The genomic region AGCGCAAACAGCCCGGTTACGGCACACCATATTGCTAAACACTGTTTGCTCCACCGCTTCGCCCAAATTTTCATAACTACAGAAGATAAAATACAACTCACGCATGATAAAGGCTATGCCAAGCATAGTTATACAAAATATGGTCCAACAGTTAGCCGAACACACCTAGACACGCTAAAACACAAAAGCGCCTCAAGCATCTGCTTGAGGCGCTTTTAGCAAGAAGTGGTTACCCTACTCCTTTACTATTTTCCGGATTATCTTTCCAGTATTCGTCTCTACGGTTACTAGATACGTGCCGGTGCGCAATGTGCTCAGCGATACGCGGTTCGTAGCGTCGAGTGTGCTGGTCAGCACAATTCGGCCTGTCAGGTCTGCTACTGTCACGCGAGCCCCTACCAACGGCTCGTTAGCGCTGATGTTCAGCACATCGTGAGCGGGGTTAGGGTAGAAGGTTGCTTCGCGGGCGGCCTCCGTGTTGGTAATGGCGGCTACTGGCGAGTAGGCAAACGTACCATCCTCATCCACCTGCTTCAGACGATAGTAGGAAGTGCCCGAGAGTGGCTGCACATCAAGTGCCGAGTAGACCGTTGCGCTGGCTTTAGAGCCGTGTCCTTTCACGAACTGTAGCGCGGCAAATTGCTCGCCATCCTGGCTGCGCTGCACCTCAAACCCTTTGTTATTCTTCTCGCTGGCCGTAGCCCAGTCCAGCTTCACACCACCGGCCGTGAGTTTGGCAGCAAACGACTTCAGTTCTACAGGCAGCGGCGTACCGGGAGCTACATACGCTGGCACTGCTTCTGGAACAGTCGGCGTCAGATAGTTTTCAGCAGTTTGTACGCTGGTTGGGTTACCGTTAAGGGTAGTAATGTTATTGTACTCAAAAATGTAGAAGTAGTAGGTCTTAGCTGGGTCAAGCGTTCTGATAACTGCCTGGGCGTTTGCACCAGAGTACACAACAAAATAGCCAGAAGCAAACTCTCGCTCACCATACTCCTGGTTGCCGGTCACGTAAGGATTACCATTTTCAGGCAGCTTATTTAAAGCCGCTTGCTCACTGGCAATAATCAAACGCCCTTCGCCGTACCCCTGCGCAGCATAATTGCCGGGAAGATTAAAGTTGACAGTAGCCGACGTCCCGTTGCGCGTTACAGTAGCTATTACATCTCTGGTCGGACGCGTATCGATAGAAGAGCCTACCACCGCAAAGTTTGCAGCAAAAGCCTGAGGCGAACTGGTAGAAAAATCGTTGCTCTGGAACCGTAGGGTAGCGCTGGCACCATTCTGTCCACCCAAGTATGTTGGGGAGTACCGAACGTAAATAGTGCGGGAAATGCTGCTCGTCTGTGGGTCCGGATTCACTACCAGCGTATTCGAGAAGGTCGTGTTATCAAGCGACAACTGGAACTGCGGAGTATTATCAGGGTTCGAACGGTTTTCCTGCTGCAGGAACGATATAGTAACCGTTTGATTTACACGCTTACCGGTCAGCGTTAATCCTTGTGCCGTACCATTAGTACCAATAATTACCAACTCACGATTCGCATACGCCTGCTCGAGTATCAGCGACGGCTCGCTTGTACCCGTTACAGACAGGGACACACCTAATGCCGGGTTGCTGGTGTGTAGGATGGTATTGGTATTCGTTTGCGCAGCAGTAGGAAAATACCGCACATAAATCCGGGTAGCCGATAAGTCATTACCAGAGTTCCGTGCTACAACAATCGTATTACCCGTGGTAGTGAGAGCAGAGAAATTATTTGTAGTCGAGATCTGGAAGAAATTGGGGGCCTGTATCGTTACATCCTGCAACAGGTTTGTGCCTGTAATAATATAGGACTGCACTAATGAAGGCTGACCAGGCACTGCTTCAAACACAGCTAGCGTACCTTCTGTGTTGATCGTAGAGTTACCTTCTAATACAGGCGACGCTGTTACGTTCACCGTTTTCGGCAACGCATTACCACTACCCACGCTAATAGTACCGTTGAAAGCTCCAGATGCTACGGGTCCTACCAGTCGCACCTCAATAGTGCGATTAGATACAGTTCCGTTTACGGGCGCAAACGATAAGGGTGTATTAACAAAGCTTCCGCCTGCCAATTGGTCACGAATAACGATGTTACTATTTGAAGGTGTGATAATCAGGTTCTCGGTAAGGTTGGTTCCACTCACGTCGAACGTGAGGGTAGTAGACGAGCCGCTACCCGATGCCGTACCGAAAGCCAGATCTGTAGGAGCTGCGTTAACAGTTGGGCCCGTAGGAGCTGCTGTAGCGGTAGCCGTTAATTCCACAACTTTATCGCCCGCCCCAGTTGACGCCACACGAATGCCGCCTGTTATAGTACCGCTTGTGGTAGGCAGAAAACGCACCTGTAATGTTGTTTGTGCTAATGTGCCGTCAACAGGCGTCAGCGTAATTGCATTGTTGGTGAAACTCCCCGTGTTCCCAAGACGAATTTGATAATTTGTATTGGGTGGAGTAACGATAACATCAGCAGTCAGATTATTACCACTAACAGTAAAGTTGCTGGGGGTAGAGGCCTGCCCTACTACTGTGGATCCTCCGAAAGTAATAGAAGGCGGTGCTACCAGTGTAGAAGGAGGCCGCACCTCGCTTGTACCGCTAAGCGATACATTTCTGGTTTCCGAACCTGAACTGGATACTGTTAGAGTACCACTATAGGTTTTCGCAACGGTAGGCGCAAAAATGACGTCAATTGCTGTGCTTGCTACATTGCCGTTTGATTGCGTCAAAGTTGTGGTTAATGAGTAATCTTCGGTCCCTTTGCGTAGCAAGAACCCATCTGGCGCAGTAAGAACGATATTGCTTGTCAGACCAGCTCCGCTTACCGTAAGTCTTGAAGCAGCTGAACGCTCATTTACATAAGTGTTATTGAAATCAATATTAGATGTTGAAATGCTGATACCCGTTTGTGAGCCAACTAGTTCTATATCATCAATACTGTATAAAACTGTAGCGCCACTAACTTTACGAAAACGAATAGTAAGGGAATTAACTACTGGAATAGCCGACGTTATCCTCAACGCATTCCAACCACGAACAGAGACATTGGTGCTTCCATTAACGGGCTCGTATGTAGCAGCAGTGAATGAGGTTCCATTCACACTTGTTTCAA from Hymenobacter aerilatus harbors:
- a CDS encoding T9SS type A sorting domain-containing protein; the protein is MKKLYSLPWSKVSFHRLLALLLICILVPSIANAQARTVFKETMGLVLAGDDIPTAETENYFDEGLLTYSGTAIGGDESIIPVTNPLAGASNGGNITFGAFVDGAVVSTSTERTFVISDIIGPISGGQLTFSLYIPSGRAGTQSVSTLRNNFVVETSVNGTSFTAATYEPVNGSTNVSVRGWNALRITSAIPVVNSLTIRFRKVSGATVLYSIDDIELVGSQTGISISTSNIDFNNTYVNERSAASRLTVSGAGLTSNIVLTAPDGFLLRKGTEDYSLTTTLTQSNGNVASTAIDVIFAPTVAKTYSGTLTVSSSGSETRNVSLSGTSEVRPPSTLVAPPSITFGGSTVVGQASTPSNFTVSGNNLTADVIVTPPNTNYQIRLGNTGSFTNNAITLTPVDGTLAQTTLQVRFLPTTSGTITGGIRVASTGAGDKVVELTATATAAPTGPTVNAAPTDLAFGTASGSGSSTTLTFDVSGTNLTENLIITPSNSNIVIRDQLAGGSFVNTPLSFAPVNGTVSNRTIEVRLVGPVASGAFNGTISVGSGNALPKTVNVTASPVLEGNSTINTEGTLAVFEAVPGQPSLVQSYIITGTNLLQDVTIQAPNFFQISTTNNFSALTTTGNTIVVARNSGNDLSATRIYVRYFPTAAQTNTNTILHTSNPALGVSLSVTGTSEPSLILEQAYANRELVIIGTNGTAQGLTLTGKRVNQTVTISFLQQENRSNPDNTPQFQLSLDNTTFSNTLVVNPDPQTSSISRTIYVRYSPTYLGGQNGASATLRFQSNDFSTSSPQAFAANFAVVGSSIDTRPTRDVIATVTRNGTSATVNFNLPGNYAAQGYGEGRLIIASEQAALNKLPENGNPYVTGNQEYGEREFASGYFVVYSGANAQAVIRTLDPAKTYYFYIFEYNNITTLNGNPTSVQTAENYLTPTVPEAVPAYVAPGTPLPVELKSFAAKLTAGGVKLDWATASEKNNKGFEVQRSQDGEQFAALQFVKGHGSKASATVYSALDVQPLSGTSYYRLKQVDEDGTFAYSPVAAITNTEAAREATFYPNPAHDVLNISANEPLVGARVTVADLTGRIVLTSTLDATNRVSLSTLRTGTYLVTVETNTGKIIRKIVKE